In one Butyrivibrio proteoclasticus B316 genomic region, the following are encoded:
- a CDS encoding glycoside hydrolase family 127 protein gives MLKEFDLTQVCVNDEYCANALNKDVAYLKSLDPERLLAGFYENAGLTPKKIRYSGWENMLIGGHTLGHYLTAAAQGYANPGTRKEDKKALFDIIKTLVDGLLECQEHSQGKKGFVFGAIIMDSNNVELQFDHVEHGRTNIITESWVPWYTMHKILDGLVSTFVFTGYEPALKVAEGIGDWTYNRASGWSEETHKTVLSIEYGGMNDALYKLYRLTGKKEHLEAAHAFDEEELFKKVATGDANVLNNRHANTTIPKFLGALQRYMTLGDVAGEYLTYVQKFWDMVVERHTYATGGNSEWEHFGEDFVLDAERTNCNNETCNTYNMLKMSRDLFRITGDKKYADYYENTFINAILSSQNPESGMTMYFQPMATGYYKVYGTPFDKFWCCTGTGMENFTKLNDSIYFLDDESVIVNMYISSVVCDSKKKLTLTQKSLIPKGNTALFTINLEEPVKTKLRFRVPDWAVNATCKALSSGKTYQAEADGYFTVEETFNDGDQIEISFEMHTVVKRLPDCENVFAFKYGPVLLSADLGCENMIDGTTGVDVTIPTNKIAGKEYLTVQDGSVSDYIADIDKHLIRKGDELCFTLTGTDRELTFGPHYLKTRQRYGIYWYLFDKDQGVTDEVEKRDQENARRERILDTVQPGYGQYENDELHAMEDKGSVGSTNNGTSRAATSGGRFTYHMKAVEGQDLELEVHYLREDNGKPIQIHIGEDEILNGRLHYTGRDEEYSVVYNIPKDVVTRNIESREVRGEKVTTIPVTFSGSYVIESARVFGFVYILTK, from the coding sequence ATGTTAAAGGAATTTGATCTTACACAGGTTTGTGTAAATGATGAGTATTGTGCAAACGCACTTAATAAGGATGTGGCTTATCTTAAGAGCCTTGATCCGGAGAGGCTTCTTGCTGGCTTTTATGAGAATGCGGGTCTAACACCCAAGAAAATTCGCTATTCCGGCTGGGAGAACATGCTGATCGGAGGTCATACACTGGGCCATTACCTTACAGCTGCAGCGCAGGGCTATGCTAATCCGGGGACAAGAAAAGAGGACAAGAAGGCTCTTTTTGATATTATTAAGACCTTGGTTGATGGCCTTTTAGAGTGTCAGGAGCATTCCCAGGGTAAAAAGGGATTTGTTTTTGGCGCAATAATAATGGATAGCAATAATGTAGAGCTTCAGTTTGACCATGTGGAGCATGGCAGAACAAACATTATCACAGAGTCATGGGTTCCGTGGTATACCATGCATAAGATCCTGGACGGACTTGTAAGCACCTTTGTATTTACAGGCTATGAGCCTGCTCTTAAGGTTGCAGAAGGCATTGGAGACTGGACCTATAACAGAGCATCTGGCTGGTCAGAGGAGACACACAAAACTGTTCTTAGTATAGAATACGGTGGAATGAACGATGCTCTTTATAAGCTCTACAGACTTACAGGCAAAAAGGAGCATCTTGAAGCAGCACATGCTTTTGATGAAGAAGAACTCTTTAAGAAAGTGGCAACAGGTGATGCCAATGTGCTTAATAACCGTCATGCCAATACTACAATTCCCAAGTTTCTGGGAGCACTTCAAAGATATATGACGCTTGGAGATGTCGCCGGCGAGTATCTTACCTATGTGCAGAAATTCTGGGATATGGTTGTTGAGCGCCATACCTATGCAACAGGCGGAAACAGTGAGTGGGAGCATTTTGGAGAAGACTTTGTCCTTGATGCAGAACGTACTAACTGTAACAATGAGACCTGCAATACCTACAACATGCTCAAAATGAGCAGAGATTTGTTCAGAATTACAGGTGATAAAAAGTATGCAGATTACTATGAGAACACCTTTATAAATGCAATACTGTCATCACAGAATCCCGAAAGTGGTATGACAATGTACTTCCAGCCTATGGCTACAGGTTATTACAAGGTTTACGGAACTCCTTTTGATAAGTTCTGGTGCTGTACCGGAACAGGCATGGAGAACTTTACCAAGCTAAACGACAGCATTTATTTCCTTGATGATGAATCAGTGATTGTGAACATGTACATTTCATCAGTAGTCTGTGATTCAAAGAAAAAGCTCACATTAACTCAGAAGAGCCTAATTCCAAAGGGAAATACTGCGCTCTTTACAATAAATCTTGAGGAGCCCGTTAAGACAAAACTTAGATTCAGAGTCCCTGACTGGGCTGTAAATGCAACCTGCAAAGCACTTTCTTCTGGCAAGACTTATCAGGCAGAAGCCGATGGTTATTTCACAGTGGAAGAGACCTTTAATGACGGAGATCAGATTGAGATTTCTTTTGAGATGCACACTGTTGTTAAAAGACTTCCGGACTGCGAAAATGTTTTTGCATTCAAATATGGACCTGTTCTTCTCTCAGCTGACCTTGGATGCGAGAATATGATAGATGGCACAACCGGTGTTGACGTTACTATACCTACTAACAAGATTGCAGGAAAAGAGTACCTTACAGTTCAGGATGGTAGTGTTTCTGATTATATTGCAGATATTGATAAGCACCTGATCAGAAAAGGCGATGAGCTTTGTTTCACTCTTACAGGAACAGACAGAGAACTCACCTTTGGCCCTCACTATCTCAAGACCAGACAGCGCTATGGTATTTACTGGTATCTTTTTGACAAGGATCAGGGTGTAACTGATGAAGTAGAGAAGCGTGATCAGGAAAATGCCAGAAGAGAGAGGATACTTGATACAGTTCAGCCGGGATATGGCCAGTATGAAAATGATGAACTTCATGCCATGGAGGATAAGGGTTCAGTTGGCAGCACCAATAATGGAACCAGCAGAGCAGCTACTTCCGGAGGAAGATTTACCTATCATATGAAGGCTGTAGAAGGTCAGGATCTTGAACTTGAGGTACACTACCTCAGAGAAGATAACGGCAAGCCAATCCAGATCCACATCGGAGAGGATGAAATATTAAACGGAAGACTTCACTATACAGGAAGAGATGAAGAGTATTCTGTAGTGTATAATATACCTAAGGATGTTGTAACACGTAATATAGAAAGCAGAGAGGTCAGGGGAGAAAAAGTAACTACAATTCCTGTAACATTTAGTGGATCCT